Proteins encoded together in one Ictidomys tridecemlineatus isolate mIctTri1 chromosome 3, mIctTri1.hap1, whole genome shotgun sequence window:
- the Stx19 gene encoding syntaxin-19 encodes MKDRLQELKQRTKEIELYRDNHVLSSETEEKGVFVQQAVIYEREPVAERHLHEIQKLQENIKNLADDVQRFGQHQKSLMASMRRFSLLKRESSITKEIKAQAEHINRGLGDLVKEVKKSEVENGPSSVITRILKSQHAAMFRHFQQTMFIYNDTIAAKQEKCKAFIFRQLEVAEKEVPEEEVNDMLHQGKWEVFNESLLTEINITKAQLSEIEQRHKELVNLENQVKDLRDLFIQISLLVEEQGESINNIEMIVNSTKDYVNNTKEKFGLAVKYKKRNPCRILCCWCCPCRGSK; translated from the coding sequence ATGAAAGACCGACTTCAAGAACTAAAGCAAAGAACAAAGGAAATTGAACTTTACAGAGACAATCATGTGTTAAGTTCGGAAACAGAGGAAAAAGGGGTGTTTGTGCAGCAAGCTGTTATTTATGAGAGAGAGCCTGTAGCTGAGAGACACCTACATGAGATCCAAAAACTACAGGAGAATATTAAGAATTTGGCAGATGATGTGCAAAGATTTGGACAGCATCAGAAAAGTCTGATGGCTTCAATGAGAAGGTTTAGCCTCCTTAAGAGAGAGTCTAGCATTACAAAGGAGATAAAAGCCCAAGCAGAACACATTAACAGAGGTTTGGGTGATTTAGTTAAAGAAGTTAAAAAGTCAGAGGTTGAAAATGGTCCATCGTCAGTCATCACAAGGATACTTAAATCTCAGCATGCTGCAATGTTCCGACATTTTCAACAAACTATGTTTATATACAATGACACAATAGCTGCAAAGCAAGAGAAGTGCAAGGCATTTATTTTTCGTCAACTTGAAGTTGCTGAAAAAGAGGTACCTGAAGAAGAGGTAAATGATATGCTTCACCAAGGAAAATGGGAAGTTTTTAATGAAAGCTTACTCACAGAAATCAATATCACTAAAGCACAACTCTCAGAGATTGAACAAAGACATAAGGAACTTGTTAATTTGGAAAACCAAGTGAAGGATTTACGGGATCTTTTCATTCAGATATCTCTTTTAGTAGAGGAACAAGGAGAAAGCATCAATAATATTGAAATGATAGTAAATAGTACAAAAGATTATGTTAATAATACTAAAGAGAAATTTGGACTagcagtaaaatacaaaaaaagaaatccatgcaGGATACTGTGCTGTTGGTGCTGTCCATGCCGTGgttcaaaataa